A genomic region of Ictalurus furcatus strain D&B chromosome 29, Billie_1.0, whole genome shotgun sequence contains the following coding sequences:
- the marchf1 gene encoding E3 ubiquitin-protein ligase MARCHF8, translating into MPVHQISVKPISRDSTCNDQGSIRTRNKRKENEAHSSTQGAVLTGTSQPSCLETNSPDHTTAIISVSHTPITKQQVKRRYRQQRKSGGCVVECVDQSKSAHTHNDSSSGDEQYHRAARSWSREKARRRRRPRVLPCSRKDEAQKQDLQTSQGTSLKMEELDSKSANHARESECGTEKGSEDEEPITKTYEERGSGDADMAIQTAQKYTEASNQNGKLQEACTDDDDELEVCRICHSEGDEECPLIMPCRCTGSLRFVHHACLHQWIKSSDTRCCELCKYNFIMETHLKPLRKWENLQMSTNERRRIFCSVIFHLVAVACVAWSLFTFVLRNHTAEGLQQGKEHNGLLERLFWTKLGIVALSVVAGLIFMYIQCKVYLNLWRRLKAFNRVIFVQNCPDSVCNGAEKAPPPHIVPNHQTQTNVTCPVPAGGSADTVPV; encoded by the exons ATGCCTGTGCATCAGATATCCGTCAAGCCTATTAGTAGGGATTCCACGTGTAATGACCAGGGCAGCATCAGAACCAGAAATAAGCGTAAAGAAAATGAG GCACATAGTTCCACCCAGGGGGCAGTACTCACTGGCACATCACAGCCTTCCTGTCTGGAAACGAACAG CCCAGATCATACCACAGCCATCATTTCTGTAAGCCACACCCCCATCACTAAGCAACAGGTGAAGCGTCGTTACCGGCAGCAACGGAAGAGCGGTGGTTGCGTCGTAGAGTGTGTGGACCAGTCAAAGAGCGCACACACCCATAACGACTCATCTTCGGGAGACGAACAGTACCACAGGGCAGCTCGATCATGGAGCCGTGAGAAAGCCCGGCGCAGACGACGCCCACGCGTGCTCCCGTGCTCCCGTAAGGATGAGGCCCAGAAACAGGACCTCCAGACCTCTCAGGGGACATCCTTAAAGATGGAGGAGCTAGACAGCAAGTCAGCCAATCACgccagagagagtgagtgcgGCACTGAAAAGGGTAGCGAGGACGAAGAGCCAATCACGAAGACGTATGAGGAACGAGGATCAGGAGACGCAGATATGGCCATCCAAACAGCTCAGAAGTACACAGAGGCGTCCAATCAGAACGGGAAACTACAGGAAGCGtgcactgatgatgatgatgaactaGAAGTGTGCag gatcTGCCACAGTGAAGGTGATGAGGAGTGTCCTCTCATCATGCCATGTAGGTGCACAGGAAGTCTACGCTTCGTGCACCACGCCTGCCTGCACCAGTGGATCAAAAGCTCAGACACGCGCTGCTGTGAACTGTGTAAATACAACTTCATCATGGAGACGCACCTCAAACCCTTGCGCAAG tgggaGAACTTGCAGATGTCTACAAACGAGCGCAGGAGGATCTTCTGCTCGGTGATCTTTCACCTGGTGGCTGTGGCATGTGTCGCCTGGTCGCTCTTCACCTTCGTCCTCAGGAACCACACTGCTGAAGGATTACAGCAAGGCAAAGAGCACAATG GACTGCTGGAGAGGCTGTTCTGGACCAAGCTTGGCATTGTGGCCCTCAGCGTGGTGGCAGGCCTCATCTTCATGTACATCCAGTGCAAAGTTTACCTAAACCTGTGGAGGCGCCTGAAGGCTTTTAACCGTGTCATTTTTGTGCAAAACTGCCCAGACTCGGTGTGCAACGGAGCTGAAAAGGCCCCGCCCCCTCACATTGTTCCCAACCACCAGACCCAAACAAACGTTACCTGCCCTGTCCCTGCAGGAGGAAGTGCAGATACGGTGCCTGTTTGA
- the med28 gene encoding mediator of RNA polymerase II transcription subunit 28 isoform X2 has product MASSMGGMFPGQQQQQQQQQQQQQQQQQQQQPPGAHPPPPGPGAPGSRASGNTLVDDLEASFEACFASLVSQDYVNGTDQEEIRTGVDQCIQRFLDVARQTECFFLQKRLQLSVQKPEQVEKEDISELRNELQRKEMLIQKHLTKIHHWQQVLEDINVQHKKPTELPQGPLAFLEQASANLPAPMKPN; this is encoded by the exons ATGGCGTCCTCCATGGGTGGAATGTTCCCgggacaacaacaacagcagcagcagcagcaacaacaacaacaacagcagcagcagcaacagcagcctCCCGGCGCGCATCCACCGCCTCCCGGTCCCGGAGCTCCGGGAAGCAGAGCTTCAGGCAACACTTTAGTCGATGACCTGGAAGCTTCTTTCGAA GCATGTTTTGCATCATTAGTCAGCCAAGACTATGTGAACGGGACAGACCAAGAGGAAATCAGAACAG GGGTTGACCAGTGCATACAGAGGTTTCTTGACGTAGCCAGACAGACCGaatgcttttttcttcaaaagagGCTCCAGCTGTCAGTACAGAAACCAGAGCAGGTGGAGAAAGAG GACATATCAGAGTTGAGGAACGAGCTCCAGAGGAAGGAAATGCTGATACAGAAGCACCTGACCAAGATTCATCACTGGCAGCAGGTGTTGGAGGACATTAACGTCCAGCACAAAAAGCCTACAGAGCTACCACAGGGGCCGCTGGCCTTTTTAGAACAAGCCTCAGCTAACCTGCCCGCACCCATGAAACCCAACTGA
- the tma16 gene encoding translation machinery-associated protein 16, producing the protein MPKALKGKSAVEKKVIHPYSRKAACLARSAHRQDRKERLKNEKAQRLNLIREKLSWFQSQLDSGKVEYSKQDACEIIERYLHRFDGELEQIELANSIKGRQGRLHFSRETVIKQTMERERAQYEGNGFEIPDIINSKHLKTFREWNGDLKKLPNIKMRKVSAKGPEKKNTAVKETHTEEEEDEEDEAEEEDVSQDSDVELLEDEA; encoded by the exons ATG CCGAAAGCATTGAAAGGGAAGAGCGCGGTGGAGAAGAAAGTGATTCATCCTTATAGCAGAAAAGCTGCGTGTCTGGCCAGATCAGCTCACAGACAGGACAGAAAAGAGAG gttgaAAAATGAAAAGGCCCAGCGTTTAAACTTAATTC GGGAAAAACTTTCGTGGTTCCAAAGTCAGTTGGACTCAGGAAAGGTCGAATATTCCAAACAAGACGCTTGTGAAATCATCGAGAG GTATCTGCACCGATTTGATGGCGAGTTAGAGCAAATCGAGTTGGCCAACAGCATCAAAGGGCGTCAGGGTCGACTGCACTTCTCCAGAGAGACCGTCATTAAGCAGACGATGGAAAGAGAGCGAGCCCAGTACGAGGGGAACGGCTTCG AGATCCCGGATATAATCAACAGCAAACATTTGAAGACGTTCAG AGAGTGGAACGGTGACCTGAAGAAACTGCCTAATATCAAGATGCGCAAGGTTTCGGCGAAAGGCCcggagaagaaaaacactgcagtaaaagaaacacacactgaagaagaggaggatgaggaagatgaagctgaggaggaggatgtgTCTCAGGACTCTGATGTAGAGCTTTTGGAAGATGAAGCATGA
- the med28 gene encoding mediator of RNA polymerase II transcription subunit 28 isoform X1: MASSMGGMFPGQQQQQQQQQQQQQQQQQQQQPPGAHPPPPGPGAPGSRASGNTLVDDLEASFEACFASLVSQDYVNGTDQEEIRTGTTQLGYDKNTGYKRESDVIGVDQCIQRFLDVARQTECFFLQKRLQLSVQKPEQVEKEDISELRNELQRKEMLIQKHLTKIHHWQQVLEDINVQHKKPTELPQGPLAFLEQASANLPAPMKPN; the protein is encoded by the exons ATGGCGTCCTCCATGGGTGGAATGTTCCCgggacaacaacaacagcagcagcagcagcaacaacaacaacaacagcagcagcagcaacagcagcctCCCGGCGCGCATCCACCGCCTCCCGGTCCCGGAGCTCCGGGAAGCAGAGCTTCAGGCAACACTTTAGTCGATGACCTGGAAGCTTCTTTCGAA GCATGTTTTGCATCATTAGTCAGCCAAGACTATGTGAACGGGACAGACCAAGAGGAAATCAGAACAG GTACCACCCAACTTGGTTATGATAAGAACACTGGTTATAAAAGAGAGTCAGATGTTATTG GGGTTGACCAGTGCATACAGAGGTTTCTTGACGTAGCCAGACAGACCGaatgcttttttcttcaaaagagGCTCCAGCTGTCAGTACAGAAACCAGAGCAGGTGGAGAAAGAG GACATATCAGAGTTGAGGAACGAGCTCCAGAGGAAGGAAATGCTGATACAGAAGCACCTGACCAAGATTCATCACTGGCAGCAGGTGTTGGAGGACATTAACGTCCAGCACAAAAAGCCTACAGAGCTACCACAGGGGCCGCTGGCCTTTTTAGAACAAGCCTCAGCTAACCTGCCCGCACCCATGAAACCCAACTGA
- the npy1r gene encoding neuropeptide Y receptor type 1 yields MPDTYLLPPAPPLAILNCSSPNCTLANFSAFHGDECHADQPLFVTLAVAYIAVALLGVTGNLALIVLIWSQRELSNATSVLIANLSASDLLMALISLPFTFIYTFMDHWIFGSAMCKINSLVQCTSVSVSIFSLVLIAIERHQLIVRPRGWRPSAFHACLGVGLSWALALLTAMPFLLFSITTDAPLQQLPAIMREHYQGKVVCMEQWPSSQFRLAYTTTMLLLQYVAPLTFIFICYLKIYVRLRQRKSVMERMRENKYRSHETKRINVMLFSIVVAFAICWLPLNVFNAVVDWNHEATMNCTHNPLFLLCHLTAMCSICINPIFYGFLNRNFQRDLHSFRLCKRLSTREEEYDTVAMSTIHSDLSKASLKLSSTDI; encoded by the exons ATGCCTGACACTTACCTTCTCCCTCCTGCCCCGCCTCTTGCCATCCTAAACTGCTCCTCCCCCAACTGTACCCTCGCCAACTTTTCGGCATTTCATGGTGACGAGTGCCATGCCGACCAGCCCTTATTTGTGACCCTTGCTGTGGCCTACATTGCTGTAGCCTTGCTGGGAGTGACTGGTAATTTGGCATTGATTGTTTTGATCTGGAGCCAACGTGAACTCTCCAATGCCACTAGCGTGCTTATTGCCAACCTGTCAGCCTCGGACTTGCTGATGGCACTAATCTCCCTGCCTTTCACATTTATCTACACGTTCATGGACCACTGGATATTTGGTAGTGCCATGTGCAAGATCAACAGCCTAGTGCAGTGcacctctgtctctgtctccatcttCTCCCTTGTGCTGATTGCCATTGAGCGCCACCAGCTGATCGTGCGACCACGTGGCTGGAGACCCAGTGCATTCCATGCCTGCCTGGGTGTTGGCCTCAGCTGGGCTCTGGCCCTGCTCACTGCCATGCCTTTTCTACTCTTCTCCATTACCACTGATGCACCCCTGCAGCAGCTGCCCGCCATTATGCGTGAGCACTACCAAGGCAAGGTGGTGTGTATGGAGCAGTGGCCTTCAAGCCAATTCAGGCTTGCctacaccaccaccatgttGCTGCTGCAGTATGTCGCACCCCTCACTTTCATCTTCATTTGCTACCTGAAG ATCTACGTCCGTCTGAGGCAGCGGAAGAGTGTGATGGAGCGAATGCGTGAGAACAAGTACCGCAGCCACGAGACAAAGCGTATCAACGTCATGCTGTTCTCCATCGTGGTGGCCTTCGCTATCTGCTGGCTGCCGCTCAACGTCTTCAACGCTGTCGTCGACTGGAACCACGAAGCGACCATGAACTGTACCCACAACCCCCTGTTCCTGCTGTGCCATCTGACTGCCATGTGCTCCATCTGCATCAACCCCATCTTCTACGGCTTCCTGAACCGCAACTTCCAGCGTGACCTGCATTCCTTCCGGCTCTGTAAGAGGCTTTCGACAAGAGAGGAAGAATACGACACCGTCGCCATGTCCACCATCCACAGCGACCTGTCCAAGGCGTCTCTGAAACTCAGCAGCACAGATATCTAA